The genomic interval AAGCAGGAATTTGCTGGTGGACGTATTGCACTCAACTTTGGGCAACAGAAGATCAACCTTCATCAGTGGCAGCACGAATTTGAACCTAAGGCAGGTCATGTGCAACCTGGCAGTGCCGATCTCTGTTTTATCACCAATACGCCTATCCAAGAGGTCGCTACGTGGTTTATACAATGTGGTATTGAGATTGAAGAGGGGCCGGTTCAAAGAACGGGTGCTACTGGGCCGATTATCTCGGTTTACATTCGCGATCCTGACATGAATTTGATTGAAGTTGCCAACCGCTTTTAGTTTTATAACAGTGATAAGACCAGTCAGAAAAATGTCGTCCGTTTTGATTAATTCATCAAAATAAATGGCTTATTTTCAGTCAAAAAAATGGATATTAATGTAGATCAAACAATCTGCATTTTGCCGCTCTTCTATCAGGCAATCGCTCTTTTTTGCTCCTACAATTAGGAGTGTTGGGAGACAAAATAGACGGAGCAATAGGCAAGCATGAAGGCTGGCCATCTTTTGCTACGTGTAAAGGAGCTGGGAATGGAACTGCTAGAAGTCAACAATTGTGCTTATTTTCATCACACGAATTCATTGAATGAGCAATTGGAAAGCATTCGTGATCGCATGCGTATCCATGAGCCTAGTATCGATCGGATTTCGTTTGCACTGTTTGATGAAGATGACAACCAATTGAAAACCTATGCTGACAGCAGTGGCTTGTATCCTCAACTCGCACACTTTAGTGCCTATTTGGATGAGCTGCCAATGTTGCAGCGTTGTGTCGAAGAGCAGAGCCACCGTATTGTTGCGGATTTAAACAGCTTGGCGTCCAGTAAGCATGTGATGTCGCTTCTTCATGCAGGTTATCGTTCATCGGTTGCCATTCCATGTTTTGAAAAAGACAAATTTGTGGGTTTTCTCTTCCTGAACTCTCGAGAAGTGGACGCGTTTGATGAAGGGCTGATTGAGAAACTTCAGCCTTACATTGATATGGTGAAATTCACCATTGTCTCTGAATATCAGATCGTGCACGCCATTGCGGATTGTGCTGAACGAACTCAAGTTCTGTTTCCTGTTTACCATAAAGATTCGTGTGCGCACAAAGAGCGCATGAGCCATTACACCCGAATCATTGCGCACGACATGGCGGCGGAGTGGTCGCTAGACGACGAAACCATAGAGCATCTCTCTCTTTTCGCCCGCTTCCACGATTTGGGTAAAGTGAGACTCGACATCGAACTGGTGTGCAAAACCGATACGCTGGATGAGCAAGAACGCAATACGATGCGTAATCATGTTGAAAATGGCATAGAGATTATGGATCGCATCTTGGAATCGCTTGGCAATCCAAATCATCCAAGCATCACACTTCTTACACAAATTATGGCCTATCACCATGAGTTTTTAGATGGCTCAGGTTATCCATTTGGTTTGAAAGGGGAGGAAATACCACCTGCGGCAAGAATTGTCTCGGTAGCGAATGTGTTTGATGCGCTCACCACGCACAGGCCTTATCGCCAAGCTTGGTCGGTGACGCATGCCTTGCTAGAGCTTGAAAAAATGGTGATTGCAGGAAAACTGGATCGCAGATGCGTGAATGCGCTGCGCGAACACCAAGAAGAGCTGCGTGATGTTGTGGCGCGTTTTCCAGAACACGACCCCAAAGATGGTTTCTACTAAAAACCTTACTTTTAATAGGAAAAGACAATTAAATCTATAGATTTAATCGTTTTTACCTCTAATCTCCGCTCGCATAGACTACACCCATTGAGAGAAGAAAGGCTTCTCTAGCAAAAATAAATAAGGGTGATGCTATGTCTAATACAAATTATATCGGTCTCGATCAGCAGCTAGCTCAAGCGTTGGCAGAACAACTCAATCAACTTCTTGCAAACTATCAAGTGCTTTACATGAACACTCGTGGTTACCACTGGAATATCAAAGGTCAGCAGTTTTTCGAATTGCACGTAAAATTTGAAGAAATCTATACCGATCTGCAGGTGAAGGTGGATGAATTGGCAGAGCGTATTTTAACGCTTGGTTTTACGCCAAAACACAGCTTTAGCACCTACTTACTAAACAGTGAGATTGCTGAACATCAAGATGTGTTCAGTGGCGAGGAGTCTGTTTCTGGTTTGGTGGATGGCTTTAGCAAGTTGTTGGTTAAGCAACGTGCGATTCTTAAGCAGGCAGGTGAAGCAGAAGATGAAGGTACCGCTGCGCTGATGGGAGATTACATCCGCGAGCAAGAAAAACTGTTGTGGATGCTTAACGCTTACCTCCAATAAAGCGCCCTTGGCAAACAGTCAATGACAAGTCGCGCTACGCGATTTGTTATTGGCTGTATAAATGAACAGTATTTTGTTGACCAATGGAGTAAATTGACTATACTGAATATACATACAGTTTCTTTGCGGAGGTGCAGTTATGTTTTGGGATACTCTAGAACGTGTTAACCGACTCAGGCAGGAAGCCATGGCGAATCCTGAGTTTATTCAGTCAGCCAAAGAACACGAAAAAGCGCTTAGTGAGCAGGAAGTTGTCTATTGTCCACGAACAAAGCGCAGAGTGAAAAAGCCAAAATCTTTGGCCGACATTTATCAGCAATCTGAATTTGGGACAAGACCCGATGTCCACCAACATTAAAAATCAATAAAGCCGCTATCGAAAGATAGCGGCTTCTTTGTATGGGGTCTATTGGGGGCACGAATCACATCGTATCAAGTTAAAAATCGGCTTTTTTAACAAAGTAAGGATTTTTGTATTTCTTATCTGGACCAAATTCCTTGAACACCAATCGATTCCACAATTGCTTGTCGAAATTTTCTTTGGGAATCGCAGGATAAAGCGTTTCTAACTCTTCCCAAGCGTAGTTCATAAACTCTTTTTTCTTAATTTGGTTGTATTGGCGCGCAATTTTGTTGTGTTTAGTGATCCACTCTTTCTTAAATAAAGCGAGCGCTTTCTCGGCTTCGTCCTGTGGCATACGAGAGAGGAAGACACGCTTATAGGAAACTTTTCGGTCCACCATGGTACGCATTGCGGTTTGAATATATTTCCCATGATGTGTGATGGAGCTTTCGCTCTCATCGACCAATGGAATACACCAACCTTTAGGAAAAAAGTCGTGCTTTTGGTACTGTTTATTACGTACCGTGAGGGCTTGATGCAAAACAAGATCAGACGTGCCGCGAAAGGTTTGTTGCCATTTGGCAATACGAATCTGCAGTGATCCTGGTAAACGATATATATTCGTAAATTTGTCTTCGTTCATGGACATATTACACAGTAGTTAAAGGTGATAGATATGACGAATAACAACCAGTCTTTCTGTTGGAATAGTTATTTAAAGATGAAAGACACTGACAGTCTCACTCAAGTATAGGAATTTAACGGCTTCACAAGCAGTCAAAATCGTGAGACGACAAAATTGTACAATAAATATCTCATGAAATGCGAGTGGTTTATCGCTTCTACCCTAGGGGTAAATTGTAAATTTATTAAGAAATCACGTGGAATTAACGTAAGGATAAGCCGTGCCTTAGATTCTGGCACGGCTTGTGTGTGCATCAAGTGCGAAAAAGCGGGGTTAGCTGGCTTGTTCCAGTTCTTGCTCCTCTTGCTGTTCAATTTCCTTGATATGCTGGCCTGCTTGTTGCAACTGGTACATCTGTGCGTATCGCCCTTGCTGTGCAAGCAGCTGTTTGTGGCTGCCCATTTCAACCAAATCTCCGTGGTGTAAAACCACAATTTTGTCGGCCTCCATGATGGTGGAAAGGCGGTGTGCAATCACCACTAGCGTCATATCATGGCGTAGTGCATTCAAACTGCGCTGTATCAGTGCCTCAGTCCCTGAATCGATGTTTGCCGTCGCTTCGTCGAGGATTAAAATTTTCGGCTTAGCGATAAGCACTCGGGCCATGGCCAACAACTGTTTTTGTCCAGCAGAGAGGTTGGTTTCTCCTTGGCCTAGTTGGGTGTCCAGCAATTGAGGGTAGCGTTTGATCTGCTCAGCCAAACCAACTTGTTCTAAAGATTGCCAAATGATGTCGTCTGACACTTCTCTTCCCAAAGCAATATTTTCTCTGACCGAGGTTGGCAGAATATGTGGATCTTGTTGAACCATCGCCACGTCTTTTCGCAGCACCGATTTTGCCAATGACGCAATAGGGCGCCCATCCAGTTTCAGTTTGCCTTGGCTTACTGGGTAGAAGCCCATCAATAGCGAAGCGAGCGTACTTTTTCCGCTACCCGTGTGGCCGACCAAAGCGACAAATTGCTGGTGTTCCACGTCAATGTCGATCTGTTTCAATACCAGCTGCTTACCATCGTAGCTAAAGTTCAGCTGCTCTATGGCGATGGAACCACTTTTAAGTGGCTGCTGATCATTACCATAGCTTTGTTCCGGTGCATCCATCATTTCAAAAATGCGTTCGCTGGCCACTAAAGCTTGTTGCAGTAGCGCTAGTTGTTGCGTCATTTCTATTAACGGTTCAGTAATACGGCCAAGGTAGCTGATAAACGCGTACAGTACGCCAACACCAATGAGCTCGGTACCACTGAAACCGAAAATGGCAACGAGGGTGAGCAAAGCGATGCCCGCCAATAAATCCATCAAGGGTCGAAGTAAAATGCCATTTAGCTTGATGACTTTACGGCCCGCATTGAAATGTTGCTCGGTCAGTTGATTAAACTGTTGGTTAAAGCGTTTTTCTTGGCGCATCAGTTGGATCACGCTCATCCCTTGGATCGATTCGCTCATGTTGCCATTGATGTCGGTAAGCAAGTCACGCATCACTCGGTATGCATGGCTGCTGAGCTTTTGAAATAGCACCATAAAACCAACCACAACGGGCAGCAAAACCAAGACCACCAACGTTAGCTGCCAGCTCAAAATCAGCATAACGCCCAGCATCACTAAGATCATCACGAGGTTCTTCACCACGGAGGCGATCAACAGTTCGTAGAACTGCTGCAGAGATTCCGTGTCGTTGGTGAGTCTTGAGACCAACTTGCCAGTAGGGGTGTAATCAAAAGCCGACAAAGGTTGCTTGATCACACGATGAAAGGCTTGCTTGCGAATGGTTTTAATGATGCCTGTCGCGACAATGTTAAATTGCAAACCTTGAAGATATTGAAACAAAGCTGAGCAAAGCAGCAGGCCAATATAGCCACTAGCCAGCAAGACAAGTGTCTGTTGAGTGTAATTGTCTTTGGTAATGTGCTCATCAATAAAGTGTTGGATAAGCCAAGGGCCCCCCGCATTGCTGATGGCCGCAATCAACAAAAAGACTAAACCCGTCATCATGGGTTTGGGTTGCGCCAATGGATAAGCAAATAAGCGTTTCAACGTGGTCTTTTTCATGAGTTTGCCTCCTCCATTGCTTGTTCGAGTTGTTGATATTGATACATTTCTGCATACCAACCTTGTGCGCCAATTAAACTGGCATGATCACCTCGCTCGGCAATGTGTCCGTGATTTAACACCACAATTTCATTGGCTTGCTCTAACGCTGTCAGTCGGTGGGCAATCACAATCAATGATTGGTGACGATAGAACTGTTCAAGGTTACGTAAAATTTCGTGCTCGGTTCGTCCATCTACTGCTGAAAGTGCATCGTCGAGAATAAGAATTTCAGCGTTGAGCAGCATAGCTCGGGCTATAGCAATTCGCTGTTTTTGCCCGCCGGACAACGTAATCCCTTTCTCTCCAACTTCAGTGTCGTAGCCGTCTGGGAACTTCAAAATGTCATCGTGAATACAGGCGAATTTGGCCGCTTGATGCACTTCTTGTTGGCTTGCGTCTGGCTTTCCTAACGCGATGTTGTCATAGATAGAGCATGAAAACAGAAAGGGTGTTTGACTCACAACGGCAAATTTCTCGCGCCAATGCTCTAGGTTTGCTTGTTTGAGCGAGATATCACCGTAGCGAATATCGCCCTGTTTCAGCTCTTGTTGACGAAGCAGCAAGGCAATCAAGGTTGATTTACCGCTGCCAACGGGCCCCGCGATACCAAGCATTGCGCCAGGCTGCAAGGTAATGTGGCACTGAGAAAGCGCGGCGGGCAAGCCTGCATTCCAGTGATAGTTGTCAATCTCGATCGCAAGTGACTGAGCATTTTTTGTTAATGGCAAATCCCCACTTTTAATTTCTGGCTCTTGTTGGAAAATTTCCTCGAGACGATTCCACGCAGCGGAGCCACGTTCAAGAATGTTGAATAGGAAAGCAAACGCCAGCATTGGCCAAATCATCAAGCCTAAATACATAGTAAAGGCAGTGAGATCGCCTAACGTGATCGCTTTCTGGTGAACGAGATAGGCTCCAACGCTGATGCTTAAGAAAAAAGAAAGGCCGATAGAGAGTTGAATAGCCGGGTCAAAACGCGCATCAACACGTGCAACCGCAATGTTCTTGTTGCCTGTTTCATCAACCATCTGCTCGAATCGTTTTTGCTCTTGCTCTTCTAAACCAAAGGCTCTGAGCATTCTCACACCATTGAGAGACTCTTGAGTCAGATCGGAAAGCTCAGAGAATGCCTCTTGAGCGATGCGAAAACGCTGATGCAAAATGCGCACAATGTAAAAGATGGTGATCGCCAAAAACGGCATTGGTAGCAACGCCATCACCGTCAACTTCCAACTGATTTGCGTCACCATGATGATCAACACCGCAATGCCAGTGATCAGCGAATCCGCTGCGGTTAACACGCCTTCACCTGCGGTCACGACGACATTTTTTACGTCGTTGGTGCCACGAGCCATGAGATCGCCAGTTTTGTAGCGTTCAAAGAATCGGGGGGGCTGTTTCGATAAATGATGGTAGAGACGATTTCGCAAAATGCTGCCAAGCTCAATGCTGGCGCCAAATAGCCACACTCGCCACAACACTCGGCAGCCATAGATGGCGAACATAATCAGAGTTAAACCAGCAAACCACTGCAGCATTTCAGTGGTGGACATGGTATTAGCGACGATACCGTCAACGATGTGACCCACTGCTTTGGGAGTTACCAGTTGCATCGCAGAGATGAGCATAAAAAGTAGAATAGAACCACAATAGTGCTTCCACCTGAGTTTGAAAAACCACCTTAAATTCCAGAATATTTTCACTTAAGCCTCCTGCACTGATTGTGACGTCTCTTGAACTAACGACGGAGAAACATGTTGCGAAGAGCGCGCTTCACGTTATGCCGAGGCGTGAGCCTCATGTTACCGCATACGTTGTAAAGAGAGTTTGTTGCTCGTTGGATGAGAGTGATACTGCTTTCTCATCGCGGAGTTTTGTTATGTTGAATAGTAAAGACCCGATGAGATGCGATTTGAGATCGTGTGTGGTATTGACACCTAGGTGACAAATACGAGTTACCGGACGACATAAGTACGCAAGTGAGCGATCAACGTCTGGTATGAGAGAGAAAAAGCCTATCGGGAATGTTCAATTATTCGTCGTCTGAATAGAATTACAAGATGATTTTTTGAACTCTTGAAAAAACGGCACAAAGTAGTGCTGCGAGCGTTATCTTGCGATGAAGTTCATCATTATTAACCATCGAAGGAGAGGATGTTGGTGGATCGTCATATTTTGATTCATGGATAAAAACAGCAACCGAAGTTGCTGTTTTTTAAAGAGAGTATCCAACAGTTACGCTTGTGTCGGTTCTTCGATATTTTGCTGCTGTACTTTGTAGACTTTGCCTGCTTGTAGGCGCGCTAGATAATCTTTCATATCGTGTTTAACTTCAGGTACAAGAATGTACAGGCCAACAATGTTCACCAATGCCATGGCAAAGATCATCGCGTCAGAGAAATCAATCACTGGGCCTAGGTTCATCGCAGAGCCAATCACCACAAACATGCAGAATTTAATTTTGAAAATCAGCTCTGCAGTCTTGCTTTCACCGAATAGGTAAGTCCATGCTTTCAAGCCGTAGTATGACCATGAAATCATCGTTGAAAACGCGAACAACACTACTGCGATCGCCAGGATGTATGGGAACCAACTAATGGCGCTACCAAAAGCGGCAGACGTCAGTTCAACACCCGCGAGACCAGAGCCGTTATCCAAGTAACCAGTAATGATGATCACCAAGGCGGTCATCGTACAAATCACGACGGTATCGATGAAAGGTTCAAGGAGCGAAACAAAACCTTCAGACATCGGCTCTTTGGTTTTTACCGCTGCGTGTGCGATGGCCGCTGAACCCACACCTGCTTCATTCGAGAATGCCGCACGTTTAAAGCCTTGAATCAATACACCAATCACACCGCCAGTGATGCCTTCGCCAGTAAAGGCGCCATTGAAAATCGCCGCGAATGCGTCGTCGATGCGATCGAAGTTCATGCCGATGATGATCAGAGCAGTACCGACATAGATACCCGCCATAAATGGCACCACTTTCTCGGTCACTTTTGCGATCGATTTGATACCACCGATGATCACGACGCCGACGATGGCGGCGAGGATCAAACCAAATAGCCAGCCTTTGTCAGCAAGGAATGAAGATGCTCCGCCTGTCACTTCAACCACTTGCTTAAACGCTTGGTTGGCTTGGAACATGTTACCGCCACCCAAAGCACCCCCAATGGCAAAAACGGAGAAGAGCACTGCAAGAGTTCGACCAAACGCCGCGTTACCGCGATCGGCGAGACCTTTGCTGAGGTAGTACATAGGACCACCCGACACTGAACCGTCTGGGTTGGTATTGCGGTATTTCACGCCCAGTGCACATTCAACAAACTTACTGGACATGCCCAGTAGGCCTGCCAGTATCATCCAGAATGTGGCACCAGCACCACCGATAGAGACCGCGACGGCAACACCGGCAATGTTACCAAGGCCAACGGTACCGGAAAGGGCAGTGGTCAAGGCTTGAAAGTGAGAAACTTCACCTTGGTCTTTAGCTTTAGGATCAGAATATTTGCCTGAAACCAGATCAATCGCGTGTTTAAAACCGCGTACGTTAATGAAGCCGAGATAAAAAGTGAAAAACGTCGCAGCAACGACGAGCCACAATACAATCCAAGGAACCTGTACGTCAGAAAAAGGGAATGGAATGGTCGAGAAGATCATTCCAACAAAGGGGTTGACGATAGGTGCCACGACCTCGTTGATTTTTTCATCCAAGCCGGCTGCTGAAGCGTTGAGCGCCACAGTGCTGCCTAACATGGCCAGCATTACATTTTTTACCATTGTGTATCCTGTCTGTTCTTTAATAGAAACGAATAATTATTATCTGATGTTGTGTTGTTACTTTTTCGTAACATTGTGCATTATTCTGAGTGATAACAATTTTGCAACACGTATTGATAGTTTTATGATCTACCCGTCACTACGTGATGTTCGTCGAAAAAATGCTTGATCCAAAGTGATTAGTTTGTATTTAGACAGGCAATCAAAGTCAAAGATGCGATTGTCCAACGCCTCGCTATTACGGGGTGGCGTGCTGCGATTTCTCTGAATCGCCTTTTTATTCGGTGTTTTTGTTACCAACCATAAGATCTAAAAATCTGATGTATTCAACGATTTACATCATCTCTCCTCGCATTCTTCGCTCGTGCTCGGTAATATGCCTCTGAGTTTGCAATGTCTCATTAGTGTGACGAATGCTTTGGTGTTGTTACTTATTTGGGTGATCAATGTCGACTATTTTAAAATTTGTTTTGACAACTTCTTGACAGTGTCGGTGTCAAATTTATGTACATTGCGACCGGTTTTTCTCATCCAAACAATCATTCGTATCAATATCGACTTGTGTTTTTTAACAAGGTCTATGTGTTTCAAGGTTGTAGATAGGTTCTCGTAATGACTTCAAATAAAGCACTAAAGTTTGCCGATGATGGATACGCTACTTTATTGAAAATAGCCGACTTCCTTCTCATCAACTTTTCACTCTTCATCTTCATTGCTTTGCTCGGGGAAGAGGAAACCGCCATTGATGTCACCGCAGGATTTATCTTTTCGATTATCTTTCTGCTTGGCGGTGAATATCTGGGTCTCTATTCGCATTCTCGTATACGCCGAGTGCGTGCTTCGCTGGCCAGACTGTGCGTTGTGATACTCCTGTCTGCTTTTATGATGGTGTTCGTGCGATTTGGTTTTTGGGGGCTAAAAGGCATTTCCATCACAAACCTGAATCCAACACTGTTGAGCTACTGGTATGTACTGGTGTTGGCGTTCTTGAGCCTTTTCCGAATTTCAATCATTTCCGTTGTGCGAGCGGTGATCAAGCTGGCTAATCGTAAAAAACGCATTGCGATCATTGGCCTTACGCCTGCGGGATTGGCAATTTCCAACTCATTAATGCGAGACTACAACGAAAATGATATTGAGCTGGCGTTTTATGATGACAGAGAGGAAGAACGCTTTGGTTATTTAACGCAGGCGCCGTATAAGGGCAAAGTTGACGTTGCGTTAGAGCTTGCCCGAGAACGCAAGCTGGACGAAGTGTACATAGCGTTGCCCATGGTGGCCAAAGATCGCATCCGCAATTATCTCAATGCATTGTCTGACAGCACCGTGGATACGTATCTGGTGCCAGATCTTTATACCTATAACTTGTCGGTTTCCAAGGTGAAATCGGTAGGTGGTGTGCAAACCTTCAGCGTCTTTGGATCGCCTTTTGATGGGGTGGGAGCGTTTTTCAAACGTGTCGAAGACCTCGTCATTGGTTCGTTGATCACCCTTTTGATTTTGCCTGTACTGGTTGCTGTTGCCATTGGTGTGAAGCTCAGCTCTCCAGGCCCGGTACTGTTTAAGCAAGACCGCTATGGCCTTGGTGGCAAGAAAATCAAAGTGTGGAAGTTTCGTTCAATGCGCGTGATGGAAAACGATGCGGTAGTGACGCAAGCCACCAAGAATGATCCTCGCGTGACCAAATTTGGCGCTTTTATCCGCCGAACCTCACTAGACGAACTGCCACAGTTTGTTAACGTACTGCAAGGCTCGATGTCGATTGTGGGGCCGCGACCACACGCGGTTGCTCATAATGAAGAATATCGAGTGTTGGTCGATAACTACATGATCAGACACAAAATTAAGCCTGGCATCACGGGGTGGGCACAAATCAATGGATACCGTGGCGAAACCGAAACGGTCGATAAAATGGAAAAGCGAATCCAATACGATATTCAGTACATGCAAAACTGGAGTCTGTGGTTGGATATCAAAATTATTTTCATGACGGTATTCAAAGGCTTTGTTAGTGAGACAGCTTACTAGTGCCATCTTCGGGTTGCTCGTTTGTTTGCCAGTCAATGCAGAGTTAACACCGAAATCGCATATTGGCATTGCAGGCATCGATTTTCAGTCACAGCTCGCTGCGAGCTACGGCTCAAATGACAATGTGACGTATCAAGCAGATGATCAGCAGGCGCAGCAATCTGACTATGTTCAATTAGCGCCTTATCTTCAGGCGATTGGTGTGCGAGGGGAAGACCGTTATCTGTTGGCCTACAGCGGAGAATACCGCCAATACGCCGATTCGCCAGCTGACGATTATGCACGGCATTTTCTGCAGTTTGAAGGAGCATGGCGTTTTGGCCAAAAACACGGGCTAACATGGAACATCGCGCAAACCTACGATCAAGAAGAGCGGGGTGATGAACTCACGCAAGGGTTTAGCGAAAGTCAGTTTGAACAATACGGATTTTCTCAGCATGGCCTGAGAAATAGCATGTTTGATACCAGTTTGCGCTACAGCTACGGTGCATTACAAGGTCGCGGCAAGTTGGAAGTGATGTTGCAGAGCAAGCAGCTTAGCTTTCGTGATACCAACGATATTGCAAAAGCCAATGCGAATTTTCTCCGTTACGTTGAAGAGCAGCAGTGGCGTGAAGACAGCTTAGTGGTGGATTTGTTTGACCAAATGAGCAGTCATAGCCGCTTTCGGTATAGCTTCATCACCAATCAACGACATTATGAAGAAAACGAGAGAAAAAACAGCAATGAGTACTACTTGCTGTTTGGCGTAAAAACCGAGCTGACCGGCAAAACGACCTTGGAAGCGGAGACAGCATTACTGCAAAAAAGCTTCCCGAATAACGGTGAAGCAGAGACGTTTCGAGGGGTTAACTGGGATGTGGAAGCCAATTGGCGACCAGTGAAACATTCAACGTTTACTTTGTATACGTGGCAACGCGTCAAAGATCCGAGTGAGGAAGGGGGCTACATCCTCAATAGTCACTACGGCGTTGCTTGGCAGCATCAATGGTGGGTGAAACGCCTGTCATCGCGAATTGAATATGGCTATGAAACCGAAGATTATCGCATGGCTAACAATGACCGCCGAGATGAAACGCAGATCGTCAAAGTGTCGTTAGGTTACGACTTTAGACCATCGGTTCGTTTGGAGATGAATTATCAATGGAATGGAATGGACTCGAACGAAGACGTTGACCGTTTCAACATTGGCGGCAACGGATCAAGTGAATGGGTCGAGCGCCAATTAGGATACGACCAGTCGTTCATCGAATTGCAGTTGAAGTTGCAGATATAAAAAGGTTTGGAAAGATGCAAAGAGTACTTCTTTTAATATTCAGTCTGTTATGGCTTGGGCAAGGGATGGCGGAAACGTTAGACGCTCCCTCGTCTCCTCAAATGACTCAGAAAGAACAGCGCGATGCATCGTTGGATGATTACCACTTAGGCACTGGCGATAAAATCGAGATCATCGTTTATGGTGAAGACGATTTATCGATGAAACTGAAAATTGGCAAAGCTGGCCTAGTGAACTTCCCTTACATTGGTGAAGTGAAGCTAACTGGCAGAACGCCAAGTGAGATTGAAACCGAGATCGAAAACCGTCTGCGCGGAGATTACCTTCTTAATCCGATGGTAACCGTCAATCTTGAGTCATTTCGCTTGTTCTATATCTCTGGCGAGGTTGAGCAGCCAAATGGCTATGAATACCAGCCTCGTTTAACCGTTGAACAGGCCATCGCCATGGCGGGTGGCTTGACCGATCGCGCCGACAAAGGCGATATCAATATCCGTACAGGCTCGACTTT from Vibrio vulnificus NBRC 15645 = ATCC 27562 carries:
- a CDS encoding undecaprenyl-phosphate glucose phosphotransferase, whose protein sequence is MTSNKALKFADDGYATLLKIADFLLINFSLFIFIALLGEEETAIDVTAGFIFSIIFLLGGEYLGLYSHSRIRRVRASLARLCVVILLSAFMMVFVRFGFWGLKGISITNLNPTLLSYWYVLVLAFLSLFRISIISVVRAVIKLANRKKRIAIIGLTPAGLAISNSLMRDYNENDIELAFYDDREEERFGYLTQAPYKGKVDVALELARERKLDEVYIALPMVAKDRIRNYLNALSDSTVDTYLVPDLYTYNLSVSKVKSVGGVQTFSVFGSPFDGVGAFFKRVEDLVIGSLITLLILPVLVAVAIGVKLSSPGPVLFKQDRYGLGGKKIKVWKFRSMRVMENDAVVTQATKNDPRVTKFGAFIRRTSLDELPQFVNVLQGSMSIVGPRPHAVAHNEEYRVLVDNYMIRHKIKPGITGWAQINGYRGETETVDKMEKRIQYDIQYMQNWSLWLDIKIIFMTVFKGFVSETAY
- a CDS encoding polysaccharide biosynthesis/export family protein, with the protein product MQRVLLLIFSLLWLGQGMAETLDAPSSPQMTQKEQRDASLDDYHLGTGDKIEIIVYGEDDLSMKLKIGKAGLVNFPYIGEVKLTGRTPSEIETEIENRLRGDYLLNPMVTVNLESFRLFYISGEVEQPNGYEYQPRLTVEQAIAMAGGLTDRADKGDINIRTGSTLELIEDVELTHPVNPGDTVIVEQSFF
- a CDS encoding capsular polysaccharide biosynthesis protein; translation: MLVRQLTSAIFGLLVCLPVNAELTPKSHIGIAGIDFQSQLAASYGSNDNVTYQADDQQAQQSDYVQLAPYLQAIGVRGEDRYLLAYSGEYRQYADSPADDYARHFLQFEGAWRFGQKHGLTWNIAQTYDQEERGDELTQGFSESQFEQYGFSQHGLRNSMFDTSLRYSYGALQGRGKLEVMLQSKQLSFRDTNDIAKANANFLRYVEEQQWREDSLVVDLFDQMSSHSRFRYSFITNQRHYEENERKNSNEYYLLFGVKTELTGKTTLEAETALLQKSFPNNGEAETFRGVNWDVEANWRPVKHSTFTLYTWQRVKDPSEEGGYILNSHYGVAWQHQWWVKRLSSRIEYGYETEDYRMANNDRRDETQIVKVSLGYDFRPSVRLEMNYQWNGMDSNEDVDRFNIGGNGSSEWVERQLGYDQSFIELQLKLQI